DNA sequence from the Candidatus Limnocylindrales bacterium genome:
AGGCGCAGGCTGGCGCGTCGACATCGACCCGCGCCAGGCCTGCGTCGCGCTCGTCTGCGGCGGTGCCCGCGCGATGTCACTCGAGCGCATTCTGTTCCGCGCCAGCGGCGGCGCCGCGGTGTCGGCTCGCGTGGCCGAAAGGAGCGTCCTCACCGGCTTCGGCGAGAAGGCCGGGCGGCTCGACAAGCGCGGGGCGGTGCTGAAGATGCGCAACCGCGACGCCGACATGCGCGCCGGCGGCGATCCGCTCTACGTGGCGATTCCTTTCTTCCTGGCCGCCACTCCGCCTCCGCCCGGCGACGAGCGCGCGCCGGCACGTGCGGCCGGCCTGTTCGCGGACTGCTTTGCGCCCTCGCGCTTCGACGTGGCGCGCAGCGAGGCCGACGTCGTTCGCATCGATGTGGAGAGCAACAGCCTGGACGTGTTCCTGGTGCCCGGGCCGTCGGCCGCCGACGTCATTCGCCGCTTCACGACCATCGTCGGCCGAATGCCGATGCCGCCGCGCTGGGCGATCGGCTACCACCAGTCGCGCTGGGGCTACGACAGCCAGGCCAAGCTCGAAGAGGTCGCACGCGAGCTTCGCACGCGGCGCATCCCGGCCGACGTGCTGATGCTCGACATCGACTACATGCGCGGCTTTCGCGTCTTCACCTGGGACCCGCAGCGGTTTCCCGATCCCGCCGCGATGCTCGCGCGCCTTGCCGCCGATGGCTTTCGCGTCGTCACCATCGTCGATCCCGGTGTGAAGGTGGACGCCGAATATCCGGTGTATGCCGAGGCGCTGGCGCGCGGTTACCTGTGCCGTCGCAGCGACGGCTCGATCTACACGGTGCAGGTGTGGCCGGGGGCCTCGGCCCTTCCCGACTTCAATCGCGCCGAGGTGCGGCAGTGGTGGGCGCAGCAGCATCGTGCGCTGACCGATGCGGGCGTGGCCGGCATCTGGAACGACATGAACGAGCCCGCGGGCTGGCAGCGTGACGTGCGCATGGGCCGCCTGATCCTTCCCTACCGCAACCAGAACACCGACGGCGTGGTGCAGGCCGATCCGGTCGACGAGTCGCGCACGCTGTCGCACGAGGAAGTGCGCAACCTGTACGGGCTGCAGGAATGTCGCGCCACGTTCGCCGGGCTGCAGGAGGCGCGGCCGCAGGAGCGGCCGTTCGTGCTCTCGCGCTCCGGCTATGCCGGGATCCAGCGGTATGCGGCAATCTGGACCGGCGACAACGCCAGCCGCTGGAGCGATCTTCGCCAGTCGATCTCGATGCTGCTGGGATTGTCGCTGTCGGGCGTGGCCTTTTGCGGCTCCGACATCGGCGGCTTCTCCCTGTCGTGCCCATCCGAGCTGTACGCACGCTGGATCCAGCTCGGGGCGCTGTATCCATTCTCGCGCACGCACTCGATGTGGCTCGGGCGGCATCAGGAGCCGTACAACTTCGGGCCGCGCGTCGAAGCGGTGGCGCGCGAGGCGATCGGGCTGCGCATGCGGCTGATGCCCTATCTGTACTCGCTGTTCCACCAGGCCCACCGCACCGGCGCGCCGGTGTGGCGGCCGCTCTTCTACGAGTTCCCGCAGGATGCGGCCTGCTACGGCGTCGACGATCAGCTGATGCTCGGGCCCTCGCTGATGCTCGCGCCGGTGCTCGGCAAGCGCGAGCGCACGC
Encoded proteins:
- a CDS encoding TIM-barrel domain-containing protein, with protein sequence MARRTEIVPGRLIGWDDSDPRRVLLRYERILIEVSVSGENVVRLRAAVGSALPADPFLALGRDPWRPVSVNAFERAGIIHIDDVHAGAGWRVDIDPRQACVALVCGGARAMSLERILFRASGGAAVSARVAERSVLTGFGEKAGRLDKRGAVLKMRNRDADMRAGGDPLYVAIPFFLAATPPPPGDERAPARAAGLFADCFAPSRFDVARSEADVVRIDVESNSLDVFLVPGPSAADVIRRFTTIVGRMPMPPRWAIGYHQSRWGYDSQAKLEEVARELRTRRIPADVLMLDIDYMRGFRVFTWDPQRFPDPAAMLARLAADGFRVVTIVDPGVKVDAEYPVYAEALARGYLCRRSDGSIYTVQVWPGASALPDFNRAEVRQWWAQQHRALTDAGVAGIWNDMNEPAGWQRDVRMGRLILPYRNQNTDGVVQADPVDESRTLSHEEVRNLYGLQECRATFAGLQEARPQERPFVLSRSGYAGIQRYAAIWTGDNASRWSDLRQSISMLLGLSLSGVAFCGSDIGGFSLSCPSELYARWIQLGALYPFSRTHSMWLGRHQEPYNFGPRVEAVAREAIGLRMRLMPYLYSLFHQAHRTGAPVWRPLFYEFPQDAACYGVDDQLMLGPSLMLAPVLGKRERTRKLYLPPGEWMTFDDAVTYTGPGWITVRAPLRRLPMLARVPSLIPTQSLVQHAGEVPEEPLIVQVFAGSQGRRGRSSRAATAMSASFDVFEDDGLSRDHERGIHAVTRLSVHQYEASIVVEIAVREGAFELPARQVRLIVRGAGDAAEVRCDGRTMAVTNARGDGGGQGIWACRSGEDLEIGVIDDGRSARVQIVRELAG